One segment of Streptosporangium brasiliense DNA contains the following:
- a CDS encoding MFS transporter — protein sequence MSQDTRGGLLRRHRDFRLLWCGEVAGKFGASVTGVAMPLVAVSVLHAGTFEVGLLTAAAWLPWLLVALPAGVWVDRLRRRPIMLTAAAVSFLLFACVPVAAWSGVLSIGLLVAVALLAGTAAVFFQTAYSAYLPSILEPGDQSEGNAKLHGSASAAQIAGLGAGGLIAQLAGAVNGLTANAATFLVSLLCLAGIRHREPRPARTERRPRALAREIGEGLRLVAGDPWFRTLTLFGATSNLALMGYQSIQVVFLVRDVGLAPGTVGGLIAAAGAGGVAGAFAARRAAVRIGTARATLLFEQGLAVFALLIPLTFDGAGLLLYVVGGFCVSAGVVAGNVIKASFQQSYCPPGLLGRLTASTAFLNYGTIPLGALLGGTLGTVLGDRPAMWVMTAGVPLAGLILWFSPIRRHRDLPASPRQAAAPPAPVTADGADVPAGAPGGRKEQQES from the coding sequence GTGAGCCAGGACACGCGCGGCGGCCTGCTGCGCCGCCACCGCGACTTCCGGCTGCTGTGGTGCGGCGAGGTCGCGGGCAAGTTCGGCGCCTCCGTGACGGGGGTGGCGATGCCGCTGGTCGCCGTCTCCGTCCTGCACGCCGGCACCTTCGAGGTCGGCCTGCTGACCGCCGCCGCCTGGCTGCCCTGGCTCCTCGTCGCCCTGCCGGCCGGGGTCTGGGTGGACCGGCTGCGCCGCAGACCGATCATGCTGACCGCCGCGGCCGTCTCCTTCCTGCTGTTCGCCTGCGTCCCGGTCGCGGCGTGGTCCGGCGTCCTGAGCATCGGGCTGCTCGTGGCCGTCGCCCTGCTGGCGGGCACGGCGGCGGTGTTCTTCCAGACCGCCTACAGCGCCTATCTCCCCTCCATCCTGGAGCCCGGCGACCAGTCCGAAGGCAATGCCAAGCTGCACGGGAGCGCCTCGGCCGCGCAGATCGCCGGGCTCGGGGCGGGCGGCCTGATAGCGCAGCTGGCCGGGGCGGTGAACGGGCTGACCGCCAACGCCGCGACGTTCCTGGTGTCCCTGCTCTGCCTGGCCGGCATCCGGCACCGCGAGCCGCGCCCGGCCAGGACGGAACGGCGGCCCAGGGCGCTGGCCAGGGAGATCGGCGAGGGGCTGCGCCTGGTCGCCGGAGATCCCTGGTTCCGGACGCTGACGCTCTTCGGGGCCACCTCCAACCTCGCCCTGATGGGCTACCAGTCGATCCAGGTGGTCTTCCTGGTCCGGGACGTCGGCCTGGCCCCCGGGACCGTCGGCGGGTTGATCGCGGCCGCCGGTGCCGGCGGCGTCGCCGGGGCCTTCGCCGCCCGCCGGGCCGCCGTGAGGATCGGCACCGCCCGTGCGACGCTGCTGTTCGAGCAGGGGTTGGCCGTCTTCGCCCTGCTCATCCCGCTCACCTTCGACGGGGCCGGTCTGCTGCTGTACGTCGTCGGCGGCTTCTGCGTCTCCGCCGGCGTGGTGGCCGGCAACGTCATCAAGGCGAGCTTCCAGCAGAGCTACTGCCCGCCCGGACTGCTCGGCCGGCTCACCGCGAGCACCGCGTTCCTCAACTACGGGACCATCCCGCTCGGCGCGCTGCTCGGCGGCACGCTCGGCACCGTCCTGGGGGACCGCCCGGCGATGTGGGTGATGACGGCGGGGGTCCCGCTGGCCGGGCTGATCCTGTGGTTCTCGCCGATCCGCCGCCACCGCGACCTGCCGGCCTCGCCCCGGCAGGCCGCCGCGCCCCCGGCGCCGGTGACCGCCGACGGCGCGGACGTGCCGGCGGGAGCCCCGGGCGGGCGGAAGGAGCAGCAGGAATCATGA
- a CDS encoding winged helix-turn-helix domain-containing protein, with protein sequence MIDDPGPAAGASRPVRTIDARSLRGLAHPLRMQLLELLRLDGPATSAVLSERLGEKTGTVSWHLRHLAEHGFIEEEAGRGTRRERWWRVARDRTVLNTAEFRDDPDTRGALSVYLHELVSQHFSRVVDSLTEDWDDRWRDARTISAWSELRMTPAQLAALNEELTAVVERCLPGPDAEPDPDALPVIVQLQSFPRRERGGA encoded by the coding sequence ATGATCGACGACCCTGGCCCCGCGGCCGGAGCCTCCCGGCCCGTCCGGACAATCGACGCCCGTAGCCTGCGCGGGCTGGCGCACCCACTGCGCATGCAGCTGCTGGAGCTGCTGAGGCTCGACGGTCCCGCGACCTCCGCGGTCCTGTCCGAGCGGCTGGGGGAGAAGACCGGGACCGTCAGCTGGCACCTGCGCCACCTCGCCGAGCACGGCTTCATCGAGGAGGAGGCCGGACGCGGCACCAGGCGCGAGCGCTGGTGGCGGGTGGCGAGGGACCGGACGGTGCTCAACACCGCCGAGTTCCGCGACGACCCCGACACCCGGGGCGCGCTCTCTGTCTACCTGCACGAACTGGTGAGCCAGCACTTCAGCCGGGTCGTCGACTCCCTCACCGAGGACTGGGACGACCGGTGGCGCGACGCCCGGACCATCTCCGCCTGGAGTGAACTGCGGATGACGCCGGCTCAGCTCGCCGCGCTGAACGAGGAGCTGACCGCCGTCGTCGAGCGGTGCCTCCCGGGCCCGGACGCCGAGCCCGATCCGGACGCGCTCCCCGTCATCGTGCAGCTCCAGTCCTTTCCCCGCAGGGAGCGTGGCGGCGCGTGA
- a CDS encoding winged helix DNA-binding domain-containing protein, giving the protein MSIRTGQMSHLSWSEVCARRLERHALSVPSRDARPADVVAAMCGAHAQVLSAAELSIGLRVAGLTRADVRRALWEERSLVKTFGPRGTVHLLPTGDLPMWTGALSALPLRNSHAKNVRLTPGQTDEVVEAIAAVLQDAELTIDELSQEVIAATGPWAGDLVMPGFQDMWPRWRQALATAADRGALCFGPNRGRKVTYTSPRRWLPGFRPADGATALAGVLKRYLHAYGPATPAQFAQWLAVPRRWAAELFESLAGELERVEVDGAPAWLAAGDGAMPSAPPRGVRLLPYFDAYTVGCHPRELLFPGPAAGRALAGGQAGNFPVLLVDGTAAGVWHQRRSGRRLDITVEPFAPLTAARRGELDDQVERVGEFLEGEPRLTIGTVTVGAHA; this is encoded by the coding sequence ATGAGCATCCGCACGGGCCAGATGTCACACCTGTCATGGAGCGAGGTCTGCGCCAGGCGCCTGGAGCGGCATGCCCTGTCGGTCCCGTCCCGCGACGCCCGGCCCGCCGACGTCGTCGCCGCCATGTGCGGCGCGCACGCCCAGGTGCTGTCGGCCGCCGAGCTGTCCATCGGGCTGCGCGTCGCCGGCCTCACCCGCGCGGACGTCCGCCGGGCGCTGTGGGAGGAGCGCAGCCTGGTCAAGACGTTCGGACCGCGGGGCACCGTGCACCTGCTGCCCACCGGCGACCTGCCCATGTGGACCGGCGCGCTGTCGGCGCTGCCCTTGCGCAACAGCCATGCCAAGAACGTACGGCTGACACCGGGGCAGACCGATGAGGTCGTGGAGGCGATCGCGGCCGTGCTGCAGGACGCCGAGCTGACCATCGACGAGCTGAGCCAGGAGGTCATCGCCGCCACCGGCCCCTGGGCCGGTGACCTGGTCATGCCCGGATTCCAGGACATGTGGCCGCGCTGGCGCCAGGCCCTCGCCACGGCGGCGGACCGGGGCGCGCTGTGTTTCGGCCCCAACCGGGGCCGCAAGGTCACCTACACCAGCCCGCGCCGGTGGCTGCCCGGCTTCCGGCCCGCCGACGGGGCCACCGCCCTCGCCGGCGTCCTGAAGCGCTACCTGCACGCGTACGGCCCGGCCACGCCCGCCCAGTTCGCCCAGTGGCTGGCCGTACCGCGGCGGTGGGCGGCGGAGCTGTTCGAGTCCCTGGCCGGCGAGCTCGAGCGGGTGGAGGTCGACGGCGCCCCGGCATGGCTGGCCGCCGGGGACGGCGCGATGCCCTCCGCACCGCCCCGGGGGGTGCGGCTGCTGCCCTACTTCGACGCCTACACCGTCGGCTGCCACCCGCGCGAACTGCTCTTCCCCGGCCCGGCCGCCGGCCGCGCCCTGGCCGGCGGCCAGGCGGGGAACTTCCCGGTGCTGCTCGTCGACGGGACGGCCGCCGGGGTCTGGCACCAGCGACGCTCCGGCCGCAGGCTCGACATCACGGTGGAGCCGTTCGCCCCGCTCACCGCGGCACGGCGCGGCGAGCTCGACGACCAGGTGGAGCGGGTCGGGGAGTTCCTCGAAGGGGAGCCCCGGTTGACGATCGGCACCGTGACCGTGGGCGCTCACGCGTAG
- a CDS encoding helix-turn-helix transcriptional regulator, whose translation MSDTPARLFTLLSLLQTPREWPGSELADRLQVSPRTIRRDIDRLRELGYPVQATMGAVGGYRLVAGAAMPPLLLDDEEAVAIAVGLRTAAGHPVEGIEEASVRALAKLEQVLPSRLRHRVGALNTATVQLPVSGGPTVAPEDLTVLAAAIANRERLRFGYRAGDGTETNRLAEPHRLVAAGRRWYLVAYDNDRDDWRIFRVDRIRQPRPTGARITPRELPADDAAAYVSRKLRSLAPTYRAVATLYAPVEEVARRLGSAPGDLEPIDEHSCRLHSHTDTLEWLAFRLAMLGCEFEVHGPPELAECLRALGGRASRAAGAVS comes from the coding sequence ATGAGCGACACTCCCGCCCGGCTGTTCACCCTCCTGTCCCTGCTCCAGACCCCGCGCGAATGGCCCGGCAGCGAGCTCGCCGACCGCCTGCAGGTCAGCCCGCGCACCATCCGCCGCGACATCGACCGGCTGCGCGAGCTGGGCTACCCGGTGCAGGCGACGATGGGCGCGGTGGGCGGCTACCGCCTGGTCGCGGGCGCGGCCATGCCACCGCTGCTGCTCGACGACGAGGAGGCCGTGGCCATCGCGGTCGGCCTGCGCACGGCGGCCGGACACCCCGTGGAGGGCATCGAGGAGGCCTCCGTGCGGGCCCTCGCCAAGCTCGAACAGGTGCTGCCCTCCCGGCTGAGGCACCGGGTCGGCGCCCTGAACACCGCCACCGTCCAACTGCCGGTCAGCGGCGGCCCGACCGTCGCCCCCGAGGACCTGACCGTGCTGGCCGCGGCGATCGCCAACCGCGAGCGGCTGCGCTTCGGCTACCGCGCGGGCGACGGGACCGAGACCAACCGCCTGGCGGAGCCGCACCGCCTCGTGGCGGCCGGACGTCGCTGGTACCTGGTCGCCTACGACAACGACCGCGACGACTGGCGGATCTTCCGCGTCGACCGGATCCGGCAGCCGAGGCCGACCGGCGCGCGGATCACCCCACGCGAGCTGCCCGCCGACGACGCGGCCGCCTACGTCAGCCGCAAACTCCGCAGCCTGGCCCCCACCTATCGGGCGGTGGCGACCCTGTACGCGCCGGTCGAGGAGGTCGCGAGGCGTCTCGGCAGCGCCCCCGGCGACCTGGAGCCGATCGACGAGCACAGCTGCCGGCTGCACAGCCACACCGACACGCTGGAGTGGCTGGCGTTCCGGCTGGCCATGCTCGGCTGCGAGTTCGAGGTTCACGGACCGCCGGAGCTCGCCGAATGCCTGCGCGCCCTGGGAGGCCGGGCGTCACGCGCGGCGGGCGCGGTCTCCTAG
- a CDS encoding HelD family protein has translation MLDDEKAYVARCEAALRRMLDGARLNVVIGERVAGDRYSAERLGRHLKSLAKELGEEPGGPPFFGRLDFGSDAAAGDHRAQRYYIGRRHISGDVGQQPMVIDWRAPVSRAFYRAGARDPQGVAVRRRFGWAGMTLTGFEDERLDHGEDLGATSRIVAAEIERPRVGPMRDIVATIQPEQDELVRADLEESICVQGAPGTGKTAVGLHRAAYLLYAHRQRLERGGVLVLGPNRAFLGYISAVLPALGEVDVEQTTLERLLAPGPVQGVDGDAAAAVKHDARMADVLRRALYGRVRRPTGPVTVPDGSYRWRVAEEELRRIVDDTRREAPPYAVGRERVLSRTVTMLQRQAEARGRTVNAAWTRKMGRAVTPFLDAVWPAVRPQEVVAELLGDPAALARAADGTLTPQEQAAIGWARPPRTFKSARWSAADAVLIDEVAGLLERPRSYGHVIVDEAQDLSAMQCRAVARRSEHGSITVLGDLAQGTTPWAARDWRDRLAHLGKPGAQVIALTTGFRVPAAVVALANRLLGELEVDVPPTRSFRSDGRLRVEEVPDLTRAAVAAVREALLREGSIAVVAADAAVEGLAAALWDAGVTITEAGEAGDARVTVVPATVAKGLEYDHVVVVEPAEIVEAGARGLNRLYVVLTRAVSRLDVLHRRPLPPQLAGA, from the coding sequence GTGCTCGACGACGAGAAGGCCTACGTCGCACGCTGCGAGGCGGCGCTGCGCAGGATGCTCGACGGCGCCCGCCTGAACGTCGTCATCGGCGAGCGGGTGGCGGGCGACCGCTACAGCGCCGAGCGGCTCGGGCGGCACCTCAAAAGCCTCGCCAAGGAGCTGGGAGAGGAGCCCGGAGGCCCGCCGTTCTTCGGCCGCCTCGACTTCGGCTCGGACGCCGCCGCCGGCGACCACCGCGCCCAGCGCTACTACATCGGCCGGCGGCACATCTCCGGCGACGTGGGGCAGCAGCCGATGGTGATCGACTGGCGCGCCCCCGTCTCCAGGGCCTTCTACCGGGCCGGCGCCCGTGACCCCCAGGGCGTCGCCGTACGCCGCCGGTTCGGCTGGGCGGGCATGACGCTGACCGGTTTCGAGGACGAGCGGCTCGACCACGGCGAGGATCTGGGGGCCACGAGCCGGATCGTGGCGGCCGAGATCGAGCGCCCCCGCGTCGGCCCGATGCGGGACATCGTCGCCACCATCCAGCCCGAGCAGGACGAGCTGGTCCGCGCCGACCTGGAGGAGTCGATCTGCGTCCAGGGAGCCCCCGGCACCGGCAAGACCGCCGTCGGCCTGCATCGGGCCGCCTACCTGCTGTACGCCCACCGGCAGCGGCTCGAACGCGGAGGCGTGCTGGTCCTGGGCCCCAACCGGGCGTTCCTCGGCTACATCTCGGCGGTGCTGCCCGCCCTGGGCGAGGTCGACGTCGAGCAGACCACCCTGGAACGGCTGCTGGCCCCCGGACCGGTACAGGGAGTGGACGGCGACGCCGCCGCGGCCGTCAAGCACGACGCCCGCATGGCGGACGTGCTGCGCCGGGCGCTGTACGGGCGGGTGCGCAGGCCCACCGGGCCGGTCACCGTCCCCGACGGCTCCTACCGCTGGCGCGTCGCCGAGGAGGAGCTGCGCCGCATCGTCGACGACACCCGGCGCGAGGCTCCGCCCTACGCCGTCGGACGCGAACGTGTGCTCTCCCGCACCGTCACCATGCTGCAACGGCAGGCCGAAGCGCGGGGACGGACCGTCAACGCCGCCTGGACGCGCAAGATGGGCAGGGCCGTCACCCCGTTCCTGGACGCGGTGTGGCCCGCCGTACGGCCGCAGGAGGTGGTGGCGGAGCTGCTCGGCGACCCGGCGGCGCTGGCACGCGCCGCGGACGGGACGCTGACCCCGCAGGAGCAGGCGGCGATCGGGTGGGCCAGACCGCCGCGGACGTTCAAGAGCGCCAGATGGTCGGCGGCCGACGCCGTGCTCATCGACGAGGTCGCCGGCCTGCTGGAGCGCCCGCGGAGCTACGGGCACGTGATCGTCGACGAGGCCCAGGACCTGTCGGCGATGCAGTGCCGGGCCGTCGCCCGCAGGAGCGAGCACGGCTCGATCACCGTGCTGGGCGACCTGGCCCAGGGCACGACGCCGTGGGCCGCCCGCGACTGGCGGGACCGGCTGGCCCATCTGGGCAAGCCGGGAGCCCAGGTGATCGCGCTGACGACCGGCTTCCGGGTGCCCGCGGCCGTCGTCGCGCTCGCCAACCGCCTGCTGGGAGAGCTTGAGGTGGACGTGCCACCGACCCGTTCCTTCCGGTCCGACGGCCGGCTCCGCGTCGAGGAGGTGCCCGATCTCACGCGGGCCGCCGTCGCCGCGGTGCGCGAGGCCCTCCTGCGCGAAGGCTCGATCGCCGTCGTGGCCGCCGACGCCGCCGTCGAAGGGCTGGCGGCGGCGCTGTGGGACGCGGGCGTCACGATCACCGAGGCCGGCGAGGCGGGCGACGCGCGGGTGACCGTCGTACCCGCGACGGTGGCCAAGGGGCTGGAGTACGACCACGTGGTGGTGGTCGAGCCGGCGGAGATCGTGGAGGCCGGGGCGCGGGGCCTCAACCGGCTGTACGTGGTGCTCACCCGCGCCGTCTCACGGCTCGACGTGCTGCACCGCCGCCCGCTGCCGCCGCAGCTGGCCGGGGCGTGA
- a CDS encoding TetR/AcrR family transcriptional regulator, with product MTGLRDIKRQRVHEAISTAAITLFLERGFGEVSVAEIAAAAEVSKPTLFKYFATKEDLVLHRIADHQGEAARVVRRRRPDEGPLDALERHFMAGLDRRDPVTGLNDHAEVLAYHRMVFSTPSLAARLFHHMAMDEEALAGALAEDADDLTASLLAGQVLAVQRVLARRNWLRLAEGETAARLHPEAVRAAAHAFALLRRGLDAA from the coding sequence ATGACGGGACTCCGGGACATCAAGCGACAGCGGGTTCATGAGGCGATCTCCACGGCGGCGATCACGCTGTTCCTGGAGCGGGGGTTCGGGGAGGTTTCCGTCGCCGAGATCGCGGCGGCCGCGGAGGTCTCCAAGCCCACCCTGTTCAAATACTTCGCCACGAAGGAGGACCTCGTCCTGCACCGGATCGCCGACCACCAGGGCGAGGCCGCGCGCGTCGTCCGGCGGCGCCGGCCGGACGAGGGGCCGCTGGACGCGCTGGAGCGCCACTTCATGGCGGGTCTGGACCGGCGCGACCCGGTCACCGGCCTCAACGACCACGCGGAGGTGCTCGCCTACCACCGCATGGTCTTCTCCACCCCCAGCCTGGCGGCCCGCCTGTTCCACCACATGGCCATGGACGAGGAGGCGCTGGCCGGGGCGCTCGCCGAGGACGCCGACGATCTCACCGCGAGTCTCCTGGCCGGCCAGGTGCTCGCCGTGCAGCGCGTGCTGGCCCGCCGGAACTGGCTGCGGCTGGCCGAGGGGGAGACGGCCGCGCGGCTCCATCCCGAGGCCGTCCGCGCCGCCGCGCACGCGTTCGCCCTGCTGCGCCGGGGCCTGGACGCCGCGTGA
- a CDS encoding TetR/AcrR family transcriptional regulator, which translates to MSTPERLIESTRELLWERGYVGTSPKAIQQRAGAGQGSMYHHFSGKPDLALAAVRRTAEEMRATAEAQLSGPGTAVERISAYLRRERDVLRGCPIGRLTQDPEVVASPSLRQPLEETFAWLRGRLAGILAEDRPRDGLAAGLDPDDTAATIVAVLQGGYVLARAAGSAEPFDRAVNGVLGLLTARTTAA; encoded by the coding sequence ATGAGCACTCCGGAACGTCTGATCGAGAGCACCCGAGAACTGCTCTGGGAACGGGGCTACGTCGGCACCAGCCCCAAGGCGATCCAGCAGCGGGCGGGTGCCGGCCAAGGCAGCATGTACCACCACTTCTCCGGCAAGCCCGACCTCGCGCTGGCGGCCGTACGGCGCACCGCCGAGGAGATGCGCGCCACGGCCGAGGCACAGCTGTCCGGCCCCGGGACCGCGGTCGAGCGGATCTCGGCCTATCTGCGGCGGGAGCGGGACGTGCTGCGCGGCTGCCCGATCGGGCGACTGACGCAGGATCCCGAGGTCGTCGCCAGCCCGAGCCTGCGGCAGCCGCTGGAGGAGACCTTCGCGTGGCTGCGCGGCCGGCTGGCGGGGATCCTCGCCGAGGACCGGCCCCGGGACGGACTCGCCGCCGGCCTCGATCCGGACGACACCGCGGCCACGATCGTCGCCGTGCTGCAGGGAGGCTACGTCCTGGCCAGGGCCGCCGGCTCGGCCGAGCCGTTCGACCGGGCCGTCAACGGCGTGCTCGGCCTGCTCACCGCCCGCACCACGGCCGCCTGA
- a CDS encoding DUF4865 family protein, with protein MYAMQYEITLPADYDMDVIRRRVATRGSALDAFPGLGLKAFVIRERGSGGSPVNQYAPFYLWAGIGGMNRFLWGGAGFGGIVDDFGRPEVRHWTGVALERGPAHGAVPRAATRRTEPIPAGADPAPVVERALGEFRRQARAEGVHTGALAVDPRSWELVHFTLWEHAAPETADTRYEVLHLSAPHLADIGTGRQW; from the coding sequence ATGTACGCCATGCAGTACGAGATCACGCTGCCCGCCGACTACGACATGGACGTCATCCGCCGCCGGGTGGCGACGAGAGGCTCGGCCCTCGACGCCTTCCCCGGGCTCGGGCTCAAGGCGTTCGTCATCCGCGAACGCGGCAGCGGCGGCTCGCCGGTCAACCAGTACGCCCCGTTCTACCTGTGGGCCGGGATCGGCGGGATGAACCGCTTCCTGTGGGGCGGCGCCGGATTCGGGGGGATCGTCGACGACTTCGGCCGCCCCGAAGTCCGGCACTGGACGGGTGTCGCCCTGGAGCGGGGCCCCGCGCACGGAGCCGTCCCCCGCGCGGCCACCCGCCGCACCGAGCCGATCCCGGCCGGCGCCGACCCGGCCCCGGTGGTGGAGCGGGCGCTGGGCGAGTTCCGGCGGCAGGCCCGCGCCGAGGGCGTGCACACTGGCGCCCTGGCGGTCGACCCCCGGAGCTGGGAGCTGGTCCACTTCACCCTCTGGGAGCACGCCGCCCCGGAGACGGCCGACACCCGCTACGAGGTGCTCCACCTGTC
- a CDS encoding carboxymuconolactone decarboxylase family protein: MSENVFVTLTAESAPAAARPILEASEQKFGYLPEAVGRMALSPQTLKGFLTVNGIFEQTTLAPLDREVLILTVATRNSCHVCVAMHTATLVRQEAAPELVEALRSRKPLPDARLEALRVFTHAVMDRCGAVGDEELRAFLDAGYTPQNALEVVLGIGTYTISTFANRMIDAPLDPPLAAFAWDGDAL, translated from the coding sequence ATGTCCGAGAACGTCTTCGTCACCCTTACCGCCGAGAGCGCACCGGCCGCCGCCCGCCCGATCCTGGAGGCCTCGGAGCAGAAGTTCGGCTACCTCCCCGAGGCGGTCGGGCGGATGGCCCTCTCCCCGCAGACGCTCAAGGGGTTCCTCACGGTCAACGGCATCTTCGAGCAGACCACCCTCGCCCCCCTCGACCGCGAGGTCCTCATCCTGACCGTCGCCACCCGCAACAGCTGCCACGTCTGCGTGGCGATGCACACCGCCACACTGGTCCGGCAGGAGGCCGCGCCCGAGCTCGTCGAGGCGCTGCGGTCCCGCAAGCCCCTCCCGGACGCGCGGCTGGAGGCCCTGCGGGTGTTCACCCATGCCGTCATGGACCGCTGCGGCGCGGTCGGCGACGAGGAGCTGCGGGCCTTCCTCGACGCCGGCTACACCCCGCAGAACGCCCTCGAAGTCGTCCTGGGGATCGGCACCTACACGATCTCGACCTTCGCCAACCGGATGATCGATGCCCCTCTCGACCCGCCGCTGGCGGCCTTCGCCTGGGACGGAGACGCCCTCTAG